In the Brettanomyces bruxellensis chromosome 3, complete sequence genome, CGACAATATTACGGAGTTAAAATTGATTATTTTGCAGCATTTACCTGTTCTTGTGTTTAATCCGAACAAAGATTGGGAGGAAGATGATTCTGCTATTACatcaatttattttgaCGATGAGAGCATGGATTTGTATTATGGTCGTCTTTTAAAGACCGAAGGTGCTGAGGCCATACGTATCAGATGGTATGGAAATATGGAAGTTGATAACATGtttattgaaagaaaaactcATAGGGAAGATTGGACTGGTGAGAAATCTGTGAAGGCTCGTTTCCCGATGAAAGAGTCCAAGATTAATGATTTCCTAAGGGGTAAGTTCACGGCAAAGCAGGCGTTTGAGAAGATGAGAAAAGatggaagaaaatcaaagtCTGAAATTGATTCCTTGGAACGGTTGGCTGAAGAAGTTCAGTATAGGGTTCTTAAGGATAAGCTGCGACCAGTTATGAGAACTTTTTACCATAGAACGGCATTCCAACTTCCTGGAGACGCTCGTGTTAGAATATCGTTAGATACAGATTTGACGATGGTTCGTGAAGATAACTTTGATGGTATCGATCGTACTAAAGGTAACTGGAGAAGAATGGATATTGGCATTGATTACCCATTCCAGAACTTACCTCCTAAAGATGTTGAGCGGTTCCCGTACGCTGTTTTAGAGGTTAAATTACAGACGCAGATGGGGCAAGAACCTCCACAGTGGGTCAGGGATATGGTGGCTTCTCATTTGGTGGAGGCAGTTCCTAAGTTTTCGAAGTTTATACATGGATGTTCCACACTTCTACCTGAGAAGGTCGATTTGATTCCATTTTGGTTGCCACAGATGGGTGTTGATATTCGGAAGCCAAAGAGAGATCAAAACTACGGTATCACACATAGACATGAAGGTACGATTTCTGATTCGACAAGCACTTCATTGACCGGGCCTGACACATTAGGAGCACGTGGTAATCATATGGATGAGGAGGAAGCAATGACTTCGAATGGCAGCAGCCAAAATTACGGTGCTGTCAGGATTGCTGAAGCTGATAATAGAATTGAGGAATTGCCAGAAGAAGTTCATAGCGACACTTTGTACGGAAAGATTAAGGATGATTTGTCTAAAGTTTACAGGTATTTCTTTGCTTACGGTAATGAGGAATTTCCTAATGCCGTTGCGCCAGGAACGGTGTTTGAAACGCGTGTCCATGCCCCTccaggaaagaaaattgcTGTTCCAGTCCGTGTTGAACCAAAAGTCTACTTCGCCACCGAAAGAACATATTTATCCTGGCTTTCTATTTCGTTGATATTTGCCGCCACTGGCCAGACTTTAATGAATTACGGTGATCTTGTTTCGTTCATAACATCCACCTGCTTCTACCTTTTGGCTGTTATGACTGTCATGTACTCAACCGGTATGTATATATGGAGAGTCATAAATgtgagaaggaaaagagctGCTAGATATGATGACAAATTTGGTCCAGATGCACTTTGTGCTGCTATTGTGATTGCTGTGCTCATTAATTTCTTGTTTAGATATCTTTATTAGATGTGGACCCTTATAGAGAAAAGATTTCATTTGCGTTTTGCtgtttccaaaaatttttacttttaatAAACCATTATCAAGTATACTCCAAATTGTGTGTAAACACCTGCTAGTTTCTCGAACTTGATGACTTTCATGTGCAGGTGTATCGATCAATTATATCTATCAGAGGATGTTTTTGTGGTTAGAGCGCGTCTAAATAGTCTCCTATTATTTtaatgcttctttttttttactacGCTTTTTTACCCCCggaatttttcttcattttattaCTAGCATTATATTCGGCTGTgtagatgatgatattcgTCTAGGTTGTATAACTCCAAACTTTCCTTGCAAATTTAGTCGATCACAACTTAGTTATTTGAGATGACTGATTCGACCAAAGGAATTTTGGAGTCATCATCGGTAATTCCAAAGAAAACTAGGGATGTGCCGCCTCCTACCTACTCGGATGTGGAGAAATATTTATCCAGTTTACTTCAAAATATGCAGCGTGAAGAACCTTACACACTCAGTTTGAATCCCGATGtactttcaaatttaaagTCTGGTCTACCATCAGGTTCTAAGGATGTTGTTACATACACCCCTGCTGTTGACCATTCCTCAAAGAGTTTTACAAGAGGTTTTATGCTTGGACAATTATCTGTTATCATAATAAtagttatttttataaggtttttcatcttttccgAAGCTGAACCTGCTAATTCAGATAAAAAGCGTGTTCACCCGAAGATATCGGGATTTGGCTCAGTAACTTatcaaaaggaaataaaagGGTTGGGAGatacttttcaaaatattattaacaGTATATTGGAAAAAACATATTACGATGTTGATAATCATCAACCGGAATCACTTGATTGGTTTAATGTGCTCTTAGCTCAATTTATCATGCAAGTAAGAAGGGAAGCTTTAATCAAGGATAATATATATCATTCTTTGGACAAAGCCTTCAACGACTCAAGTCTCGCCGAATAcacagataaaataaacataACGGAGGTGAATATAGGAAACGATTTCCCTATATTAAGTAACTGCAGGATAATCAACTCGAATGGGAGAATTCAAGCAAAAATAGATGTTGATGTGAGTGATACTTTAACTTTAGCGGCTGAAACCAGTTTTTTAATTAATAGCCCTAAACCAATGACAGCAAGCCTTCCTGTTCAGCTAAAAGTTTCAATAGTGAGATTTAGTGGTTGTCTAACGCTTTCACTTGTCTCTATATCGGATAATTCTATACTTCCTAAAGATAAAGTGAAGCTGACCCAAGCAGAAAAACAACAGGAACTGTTATCACAAATTCACGAGATTAGTGAGATTGACTCTGCTGGAGTGTCGAgtgaagagagaaaaacaGCAGTCATATTTTCATTCGCGCCAGATTTCCGGCTAGAATTTGACATTAAGTCACTGATCGGATCTAAGGCAAAATTGGAGGATATGCCAAGAATTAGGTCTATAATAGAAAATGCCCTTCGCAAATGGTTGATCGACCGTTACATCGAGCCGCGATTTCACTTAATTAGAATACCGGGTATATGGTCTtcacagaaaaagaagaaaagcgaAGCAACCCCAGAAAAGGCGACCAA is a window encoding:
- a CDS encoding uncharacterized protein (BUSCO:EOG09260KCW), translating into MKFGETLRSSLIKEYAYYYIQYDELKHFLKRGLDRTDRRWSGKLEEDFVNKLEQELSKIYGFTTLKAQEINRRIADVDKLVNRTVENSRNATPEEMEYFEQDYEDLEDELRDIISDVYDLNTFTQLNYTGFQKILKKHDKQTKYTLKPIYQTRLDSKPFYKTDTDKLIVRLSKLYELVRTRGNPTKGDSAAGGKTQNFVRQTTKYWVHSDNITELKLIILQHLPVLVFNPNKDWEEDDSAITSIYFDDESMDLYYGRLLKTEGAEAIRIRWYGNMEVDNMFIERKTHREDWTGEKSVKARFPMKESKINDFLRGKFTAKQAFEKMRKDGRKSKSEIDSLERLAEEVQYRVLKDKLRPVMRTFYHRTAFQLPGDARVRISLDTDLTMVREDNFDGIDRTKGNWRRMDIGIDYPFQNLPPKDVERFPYAVLEVKLQTQMGQEPPQWVRDMVASHLVEAVPKFSKFIHGCSTLLPEKVDLIPFWLPQMGVDIRKPKRDQNYGITHRHEGTISDSTSTSLTGPDTLGARGNHMDEEEAMTSNGSSQNYGAVRIAEADNRIEELPEEVHSDTLYGKIKDDLSKVYRYFFAYGNEEFPNAVAPGTVFETRVHAPPGKKIAVPVRVEPKVYFATERTYLSWLSISLIFAATGQTLMNYGDLVSFITSTCFYLLAVMTVMYSTGMYIWRVINVRRKRAARYDDKFGPDALCAAIVIAVLINFLFRYLY
- a CDS encoding uncharacterized protein (BUSCO:EOG09262X74); the protein is MTDSTKGILESSSVIPKKTRDVPPPTYSDVEKYLSSLLQNMQREEPYTLSLNPDVLSNLKSGLPSGSKDVVTYTPAVDHSSKSFTRGFMLGQLSVIIIIVIFIRFFIFSEAEPANSDKKRVHPKISGFGSVTYQKEIKGLGDTFQNIINSILEKTYYDVDNHQPESLDWFNVLLAQFIMQVRREALIKDNIYHSLDKAFNDSSLAEYTDKINITEVNIGNDFPILSNCRIINSNGRIQAKIDVDVSDTLTLAAETSFLINSPKPMTASLPVQLKVSIVRFSGCLTLSLVSISDNSILPKDKVKLTQAEKQQELLSQIHEISEIDSAGVSSEERKTAVIFSFAPDFRLEFDIKSLIGSKAKLEDMPRIRSIIENALRKWLIDRYIEPRFHLIRIPGIWSSQKKKKSEATPEKATKSTNQI